One stretch of Qipengyuania gelatinilytica DNA includes these proteins:
- a CDS encoding sugar transferase, translating to MQRLLAIILLVGLSPLLGILGLITRMSQGSPVLFRQLRSGRGGKPFRIAKFRSMTDRRDANGELLPDDERVTAWGRFLRRSRLDELPGLWSIARGDMAFVGPRPLLPETIASLGERGKQRGKVRPGLTGWAQVNGNTLLSLDEKIALDLDYVSNPSLGRDLVIITRTFWVMIGGERRTSAAGRAKPDLSQHR from the coding sequence ATGCAGCGCCTACTGGCCATAATCCTGCTGGTGGGACTGTCCCCGCTGCTGGGGATTCTGGGTCTTATCACCCGCATGAGCCAAGGCTCGCCCGTCCTTTTCAGGCAACTGCGTTCGGGACGCGGCGGGAAGCCTTTCCGCATCGCGAAATTCCGTTCGATGACCGACAGGCGCGATGCAAACGGCGAATTGCTGCCTGACGACGAGCGGGTCACCGCATGGGGCAGGTTCCTGCGCCGCTCGCGGCTGGATGAACTGCCCGGCCTCTGGTCGATCGCACGGGGCGACATGGCATTCGTCGGCCCCAGACCGCTTCTTCCCGAGACGATCGCTTCACTGGGAGAACGGGGGAAGCAACGGGGCAAGGTCCGGCCCGGCCTGACAGGCTGGGCGCAGGTGAACGGCAACACCTTGCTCAGCCTCGACGAAAAAATCGCTCTCGACCTGGACTACGTCAGCAACCCGAGCCTCGGTCGGGATCTGGTCATCATAACGCGGACGTTCTGGGTGATGATCGGGGGCGAGCGCCGTACTTCGGCGGCAGGCAGGGCCAAGCCCGACCTTTCGCAGCATCGCTGA
- a CDS encoding glycosyltransferase family 4 protein, producing MITALGAGGAERVIGQLCDHWHGAGRRVTVISFDAPDDPIYHSIPAGVELVRLNCNGGGVTSVLRKIWRLRKALVQLRPDVLLSFLTKNNLIAGLAGAGLDHGWVACERNNPEVQGAHPLWNRLLRRAYRRADAIVCQTRGVKRCFPVGLRDRLVVINNPVSPPVFEAGRETRRIAGVGRLDRQKGFDLLVKAFARIAPRHPEWHLDIWGSGDEQGNLQALIVERGLQASVTLRGTSEVPGAWLSETELFVLSSRYEGFPNVLGEAMAAGLPVIATQCDFGPEEMLHNQASGLLVPAEQVGQLAAAMERLVKDPEQRRQLGEAAQEAARAFAPEKIFPQWDELLDHFARRKGVGAPAGTRRREAMAEG from the coding sequence TTGATCACTGCTCTTGGCGCAGGGGGTGCCGAGCGTGTTATCGGCCAGCTGTGCGACCATTGGCATGGCGCCGGACGCCGGGTGACCGTCATCAGTTTCGATGCGCCGGATGACCCCATCTATCACTCGATACCCGCTGGCGTGGAGCTTGTTCGGCTGAACTGCAATGGCGGCGGCGTAACCTCCGTCCTGCGCAAGATCTGGCGTCTCAGGAAGGCCCTCGTGCAGCTACGGCCCGACGTATTGCTGTCATTCCTCACGAAGAACAATTTGATTGCCGGACTTGCCGGTGCAGGGTTGGATCACGGCTGGGTCGCCTGCGAGCGTAACAATCCCGAGGTACAGGGCGCACATCCCCTGTGGAACCGGTTGCTTCGCCGCGCCTACCGTCGTGCCGATGCGATCGTGTGCCAGACCAGGGGTGTGAAGCGGTGCTTCCCGGTCGGCCTGAGGGATCGACTGGTGGTGATCAACAATCCCGTTTCGCCCCCGGTATTTGAGGCGGGGCGCGAAACACGAAGGATTGCCGGCGTCGGCAGGCTCGATCGGCAGAAAGGCTTCGACCTACTCGTAAAGGCCTTTGCCCGGATCGCACCGCGCCACCCGGAATGGCATCTCGATATCTGGGGTAGCGGAGATGAACAGGGGAACCTCCAGGCCCTGATCGTCGAGCGTGGTTTGCAAGCCAGCGTAACCTTGCGCGGGACGAGCGAGGTTCCCGGTGCATGGCTCTCGGAAACCGAGCTTTTCGTCCTGTCCTCCCGCTACGAAGGTTTTCCCAACGTCCTTGGTGAGGCCATGGCGGCAGGCCTGCCGGTGATCGCCACGCAATGCGATTTTGGGCCGGAAGAGATGCTTCACAACCAGGCGAGCGGCTTGCTGGTGCCGGCCGAGCAGGTCGGGCAACTGGCCGCCGCGATGGAGCGGCTGGTCAAGGATCCCGAACAACGTCGCCAGCTGGGTGAAGCCGCTCAGGAAGCTGCCCGGGCCTTCGCGCCCGAGAAGATCTTTCCGCAATGGGACGAGTTGCTCGACCATTTTGCCCGCCGCAAAGGTGTTGGCGCACCGGCCGGGACCCGGCGGCGGGAGGCGATGGCGGAAGGATGA
- a CDS encoding HAD family hydrolase — protein sequence MIELTARTVVLDLDDTLYLERDFARSGYAAVGRSLSHLLNSERFATVCYELLAIGHRGDIFDRALDYCGVAPEDRDMPELVRIYRTHDPDIALCDDVAGFLERFSERRIGLISDGPADMQARKLEVLGLKDRFDHCILTGQWEGDFGKPHPRAFAEIQERSGHSPEEHVYIADNATKDFLAPNQMGWLTIQLFRPGRIHNKPPPSDDHAPRLSLTDLKGLKPA from the coding sequence TTGATCGAGCTGACTGCGCGGACGGTTGTGCTCGATCTCGACGACACGCTCTATCTTGAGCGCGATTTTGCTCGCAGCGGTTACGCTGCGGTCGGGCGCTCGCTATCGCACCTCCTGAATAGCGAGCGCTTTGCGACTGTCTGCTATGAACTGCTCGCCATCGGCCATCGCGGCGACATCTTCGACAGGGCGCTCGATTATTGCGGCGTTGCGCCGGAAGATCGCGATATGCCCGAGCTCGTGCGCATCTATCGCACGCATGACCCCGACATCGCGCTATGCGACGACGTGGCCGGTTTCCTCGAGAGGTTTTCAGAGCGGCGGATCGGCCTGATCAGCGATGGGCCGGCTGACATGCAGGCGAGGAAGCTTGAGGTTCTCGGACTGAAGGATAGGTTCGATCACTGCATCCTGACGGGCCAGTGGGAAGGGGATTTCGGCAAGCCGCATCCACGCGCGTTCGCCGAGATACAGGAACGCAGCGGCCACTCTCCCGAAGAGCACGTCTACATTGCCGACAATGCGACCAAGGACTTCCTTGCGCCCAACCAGATGGGGTGGCTGACGATCCAGTTATTCCGACCCGGTCGCATACACAACAAGCCCCCGCCGAGCGACGATCACGCGCCGCGGCTTTCGCTGACGGATTTGAAGGGACTGAAGCCCGCCTGA
- a CDS encoding GumC family protein — protein MSQYLAPQTASGNTAVDHRYASAISHEGSHAPQVMSLRDMLRLLERHKLLIIAIVGLTTLAVAAQQLLAPSQYRSVAQVQVELVDEVGTNQADVNSRNEQRVANAVRLYRSRASAERVIDDLSLLEDEAFLNELGSLPEGRTAQMQAATNLLLSMMSVASEPGSDLIQVAVTTRYPALSARIANQFPESVRDVRNSHSNQRREELLASLKSEQASRAADAENAARELSDFRARTGMLVGAGSQEDLQQINRIAVEAASASASSSGSASRSAGISNAARLRSTAQATSAAVQQLERQQSELIAEQARLGATYGPNHPDVQRVNSQLSSVNSALTGEQARARAAANEVASADAARMTALARSDAAMDAARASRLQGTLASMTAKAYQNNANMAELSQLERASVLADTAYAKIADRIEQIEAQMQLQGVNTLVVSPAVPDFDRISPEPLKMILLAILGSGVIAMLIAFARDLIDDRLRTAAQIRRFVNVPTLGMLPTIQSGVSDKIDENLVLRNPQSLYGEAARSAYAELKALSPNSDSQSVLITSPLPGDGKSTVSLTMAAAAVSMGQTAVVVDLDLRRHGLLQTLQNELDTPDIVDVITGRADLDALLSNPAPDMIEWHRKGDESEEEKPRIVLLSANRPVSDPASILTSYRLTMLIEKLSQMFDKVIINAPAALAVRDARAMCDYTDNTVVVAHWGQTTVDQMKATLELLGDQVNGVVYNHVDYAEHARRKYGDSVQFYMEASEYYVDDVPEKISFLDQVRRVFRRTPRAA, from the coding sequence ATGTCCCAATACCTTGCTCCACAAACCGCTTCCGGAAATACGGCAGTCGATCACCGCTATGCGAGTGCCATAAGCCACGAAGGCTCGCATGCCCCGCAGGTCATGTCCTTGCGCGACATGCTGCGCCTGCTGGAGCGTCACAAGCTGCTGATTATCGCGATCGTCGGGCTGACCACACTTGCCGTGGCCGCCCAGCAGCTGCTGGCGCCAAGCCAGTACCGCTCGGTGGCACAGGTACAGGTCGAACTGGTTGACGAGGTGGGGACCAACCAGGCCGATGTGAATTCGCGTAACGAGCAGCGCGTGGCCAATGCGGTGCGCCTTTATCGGTCGCGTGCTTCAGCCGAGCGGGTGATCGACGATCTGTCGCTCCTCGAAGACGAGGCATTCCTGAACGAACTCGGCAGCCTGCCCGAGGGCCGCACTGCCCAGATGCAGGCTGCGACGAACCTGCTGCTGTCGATGATGTCGGTTGCGAGCGAGCCGGGGTCCGACCTGATACAGGTCGCTGTAACGACCCGCTATCCTGCGCTCTCGGCCCGTATCGCCAACCAGTTTCCGGAATCGGTCCGTGACGTGCGCAATTCGCACAGCAACCAGCGCCGGGAGGAATTGCTCGCATCGCTGAAGTCGGAACAGGCCAGCCGCGCGGCAGACGCAGAAAACGCGGCGCGTGAGCTATCCGATTTCCGCGCGCGCACGGGCATGCTTGTCGGAGCCGGTAGCCAGGAAGACCTCCAACAGATCAACCGCATCGCTGTCGAAGCAGCATCGGCGAGCGCCTCCAGCAGCGGTTCTGCCTCGCGCAGTGCCGGTATCTCGAATGCCGCACGCCTTCGCAGCACTGCACAGGCGACCTCGGCAGCGGTCCAGCAGCTCGAACGCCAGCAATCCGAGCTGATTGCCGAACAGGCTCGCCTCGGTGCGACTTATGGTCCCAATCACCCCGACGTACAGCGCGTCAATTCGCAGCTTTCATCGGTCAATAGCGCCCTGACAGGCGAGCAGGCCCGTGCCCGCGCGGCTGCAAACGAGGTTGCATCTGCCGATGCCGCCCGCATGACCGCCCTGGCCCGGAGCGATGCCGCGATGGACGCTGCTCGCGCCTCGCGTCTCCAGGGTACGCTCGCCTCGATGACGGCGAAGGCCTACCAGAACAATGCGAACATGGCCGAGCTTTCGCAATTGGAGCGTGCCAGCGTGCTGGCCGATACCGCCTATGCCAAGATCGCGGATCGCATCGAGCAGATCGAAGCACAGATGCAGCTCCAGGGGGTCAATACCCTCGTCGTGTCGCCGGCCGTCCCCGATTTCGATCGCATTTCGCCCGAACCGCTAAAGATGATCCTGCTTGCCATTTTGGGATCGGGTGTGATCGCCATGCTGATCGCCTTCGCGCGCGACCTTATCGACGACCGGCTGCGCACCGCCGCGCAAATCCGCAGGTTCGTGAACGTGCCGACCCTCGGCATGCTGCCGACGATCCAGAGCGGCGTATCCGACAAGATCGACGAGAACCTGGTATTGCGAAACCCGCAGTCGCTTTATGGCGAAGCGGCAAGGTCGGCCTATGCCGAATTGAAGGCGCTCTCGCCGAATTCCGATTCCCAGTCTGTCCTCATCACATCGCCCCTGCCCGGCGATGGCAAATCCACCGTGTCGCTCACCATGGCGGCAGCGGCGGTCAGCATGGGGCAGACGGCAGTCGTGGTCGACCTCGACCTTCGCCGCCACGGCCTGTTGCAGACGCTGCAGAACGAGCTCGACACGCCGGACATCGTCGATGTGATCACCGGCCGCGCCGACCTCGATGCGCTGCTGTCCAATCCCGCGCCCGACATGATCGAATGGCATCGCAAGGGCGACGAGAGCGAGGAAGAGAAACCCCGGATCGTCCTGCTCAGCGCAAACCGTCCCGTGAGCGATCCTGCTTCGATCCTGACCAGCTATCGCCTGACCATGCTGATCGAGAAGCTCAGCCAGATGTTCGACAAGGTCATCATCAATGCGCCCGCAGCGCTCGCCGTCCGCGATGCGCGCGCGATGTGCGATTACACGGACAACACGGTGGTCGTCGCCCACTGGGGCCAGACAACGGTCGACCAGATGAAGGCGACGCTCGAGCTCTTGGGGGATCAGGTCAACGGCGTGGTCTACAACCATGTCGACTATGCCGAACACGCCCGCCGCAAGTACGGGGACTCGGTCCAGTTCTACATGGAGGCATCGGAGTATTACGTCGACGACGTGCCCGAAAAGATCAGCTTCCTCGACCAGGTGCGCAGGGTCTTCAGGCGCACCCCGCGCGCAGCCTGA
- a CDS encoding ATP-grasp domain-containing protein: MSAEGFPILFTSAGRRVELIRCFRAAAGKLGLELEVHACDLQPDLSAACRDADARFAVPRCTDDGYVERLIEYCEAKGIRLLVPTIDPELHPLALAKDRFAAIGTMVHVSSPETIEIVRDKALTAARLAQAGVPVPKTATADEVRADPASWRWPSFIKPSGGSASRGIGEIASPEELLPHYDEPMILQDLLDGEEYTVNIYIDAHGRLASVIPHVRLSVRAGEVEKGRTTRCPDIGKIAESIVEALPGLRGVSCFQLIDDARFGMRVFEINARFGGGYPLADHAGGRFAESVLALANGRSECASNVWQDGATMLRYDGAVFV; encoded by the coding sequence ATGAGCGCTGAAGGCTTTCCCATTCTCTTCACCTCGGCCGGGCGAAGGGTCGAACTCATCCGCTGCTTTCGCGCGGCGGCAGGAAAGCTCGGTCTTGAGCTGGAAGTGCATGCCTGCGACTTGCAACCGGACCTGAGCGCAGCCTGCCGCGATGCCGATGCGCGTTTCGCCGTACCGCGCTGCACCGACGATGGATATGTCGAACGCCTTATCGAATATTGCGAGGCGAAGGGGATCAGGCTCCTCGTCCCGACAATCGATCCGGAACTGCACCCGCTGGCGTTGGCAAAGGACCGTTTCGCTGCGATCGGAACCATGGTCCATGTCAGTTCGCCCGAGACGATCGAGATCGTGCGCGATAAGGCACTGACGGCCGCGAGGCTGGCGCAAGCCGGCGTGCCTGTCCCGAAGACCGCCACGGCAGACGAAGTGCGCGCCGATCCGGCATCCTGGCGCTGGCCGTCCTTCATCAAGCCATCGGGTGGTAGCGCGAGCAGGGGGATCGGAGAGATCGCTTCGCCCGAAGAACTGCTGCCGCATTATGACGAGCCGATGATCCTGCAGGACCTGCTCGATGGCGAGGAATATACGGTCAATATCTACATCGATGCCCACGGACGGCTTGCCTCCGTCATCCCGCATGTCCGCCTGTCGGTCCGGGCTGGCGAGGTCGAAAAGGGGCGCACCACCAGATGCCCCGATATCGGGAAGATCGCCGAAAGTATCGTAGAGGCGCTGCCGGGGCTCAGGGGAGTCTCCTGCTTCCAGCTGATCGACGATGCGCGTTTCGGCATGCGCGTGTTCGAAATCAACGCCCGCTTCGGTGGGGGGTATCCCCTGGCGGACCATGCGGGCGGACGTTTCGCCGAAAGCGTCCTGGCGCTTGCAAATGGCCGTTCGGAATGCGCCAGCAATGTCTGGCAAGATGGCGCCACAATGCTGCGCTATGACGGGGCGGTATTCGTTTGA